The following proteins are encoded in a genomic region of Paenibacillus sp. FSL H3-0469:
- the ftsW gene encoding putative lipid II flippase FtsW has translation MSTAKGKTAAKASPPKRGTPDFQLLILTLLFVGFGLLMVFSSSSSLTLASGKFSNDAFFFVKRQLVWAMLGSFIMFVVMNIHYSKFKKWYAPIFVITLVLLLFVATTEGINGAKSWMSIGTLGIQPTELAKISIILYLAALITKKGERLRDLRTGYIPVMIIVGIVAGLIMMQPDLGSCLILVATSGLVIYAGGASMKHIMGSIGLLILGVALVIGAKAAIDSLSPPTEKAEFQKDYRQGRIEAFLDPQANSEGSGYNIMQSLIALGEGGTQGSGFGQSIQKLHYLRYPYTDFIFAVIGEELGFVGTALFLLLYLYFIWRGILISLRCTDPFGTLVGIGIMGLIAIQAFINIGGVTNTIPLTGVTLPFISYGGSSLLVTMLCMGIMLSISRETNRPAKEEVVKSVTTVRQVRNNRSAGTRAR, from the coding sequence TTGAGTACCGCGAAGGGAAAGACGGCCGCCAAGGCCAGCCCGCCCAAAAGAGGAACGCCCGATTTCCAGTTACTCATTCTCACCCTGCTGTTCGTAGGCTTCGGCCTGCTTATGGTATTCAGCTCCAGCTCCAGCTTAACCCTGGCCAGCGGCAAATTCAGCAATGATGCGTTTTTTTTCGTAAAAAGACAATTGGTCTGGGCCATGCTGGGCAGCTTCATCATGTTCGTCGTAATGAATATCCACTACAGCAAGTTCAAGAAGTGGTATGCTCCGATCTTCGTGATTACCCTCGTCCTGCTGCTGTTCGTAGCAACCACCGAGGGAATTAACGGCGCCAAGAGCTGGATGAGCATCGGGACCCTTGGGATTCAGCCCACCGAGCTGGCCAAGATCTCTATCATTCTCTACCTGGCTGCCCTGATCACCAAAAAAGGCGAACGCCTGCGCGATTTGCGGACAGGGTATATCCCGGTCATGATTATCGTCGGAATTGTCGCCGGACTGATTATGATGCAGCCCGATCTGGGTTCCTGCCTCATTCTTGTAGCGACCAGCGGTCTTGTCATCTATGCCGGCGGCGCCAGCATGAAGCATATCATGGGATCGATCGGTCTGCTGATTCTCGGGGTGGCCCTCGTCATAGGCGCAAAGGCCGCCATCGACTCCTTGTCCCCGCCAACCGAGAAGGCAGAGTTTCAGAAGGATTACAGACAGGGCCGTATTGAAGCCTTCCTCGACCCGCAGGCCAATTCCGAGGGCAGCGGATATAATATTATGCAGTCCCTGATCGCCCTCGGTGAAGGTGGAACACAAGGCTCCGGGTTCGGGCAGAGTATTCAGAAGCTACATTATCTGCGGTACCCTTATACTGACTTTATCTTCGCGGTCATTGGTGAGGAGCTCGGCTTTGTCGGAACCGCCTTGTTCCTGCTGCTTTATCTGTATTTCATCTGGAGAGGGATTTTGATTTCACTGCGGTGCACCGATCCCTTCGGTACACTGGTCGGTATCGGAATCATGGGCCTGATCGCCATTCAAGCCTTCATCAACATCGGTGGTGTGACCAATACGATTCCGCTTACAGGCGTTACGCTGCCCTTCATCAGCTACGGTGGCTCCTCCCTGCTCGTCACGATGCTCTGCATGGGGATTATGCTCAGCATCTCACGGGAGACCAACCGTCCAGCCAAAGAGGAAGTGGTGAAGTCTGTGACTACGGTCAGACAGGTGCGGAACAACAGAAGCGCAGGCACACGCGCACGCTAA
- a CDS encoding DNA repair helicase XPB, with protein sequence MSGAGAGPCIIRNDRTILLECGHPGFEEARTVLSGCAELVKSPPAYHTYRITPLSLWNAAAGGQTAAEVIEGLRRLSRWGIPSEVEGEMELLMSRYGSLHLHADETDSQLVRLTADRTSLLDELDDSQELKELGLCRAGELHSHCPKMNRGLLKQELTRLGYPVLDYAGYRDGQKLKLAWRESLGNNIQEGSSSGFELRDYQQEAVRKFQGTGGHGGSGVVVLPCGAGKTVVGLAVLEQLQCETLILTSSTTSVEQWRGELLLRTSLSEDEVGEYTGEHREVRPVTVATYQMLTHRRSKGGAFVHMNLFHERNWGLIIYDEVHLLPAPVFRATADIQATRRLGLTATLVREDGREGDVFSLIGPRCYDLPWKVLERQGWIAAVDCVEVIVPMNQKLRQQYLYAGAKEQFRLAAGNQAKAQAAAQIVEAHPAAAILVIGHYLDQLEQLAALLAAPLITGKTPQKERNALYAAFNEGKLPVLIVSKVANFAVNLPDASVAIEVSGAFGSRQEEAQRLGRILRPKPGDNRAYFYTLVTGNSREQDFALRRRMFLTEQGYEYGVRMLDPAEGAVF encoded by the coding sequence ATGAGCGGAGCAGGGGCGGGGCCATGTATCATTCGGAATGACCGGACAATTCTGCTGGAATGCGGACATCCAGGATTTGAGGAGGCGCGGACGGTTCTAAGCGGATGCGCCGAGCTTGTCAAAAGTCCCCCAGCTTACCATACTTACCGGATCACACCGTTGTCCCTATGGAACGCCGCAGCCGGGGGACAGACAGCGGCAGAGGTCATTGAAGGCCTCCGCAGGCTGTCCAGGTGGGGCATTCCTTCCGAAGTCGAGGGGGAGATGGAACTGCTGATGTCCCGTTACGGAAGCTTGCACCTGCATGCGGATGAGACTGATTCACAGCTTGTCAGGTTAACCGCTGACCGGACGAGTCTGCTGGATGAACTGGACGATTCTCAGGAACTGAAGGAGCTGGGCCTGTGCCGGGCCGGGGAGCTGCATAGCCATTGTCCGAAGATGAACCGGGGGCTGCTGAAGCAGGAATTGACCAGACTGGGTTATCCGGTCCTTGATTATGCCGGGTATCGGGACGGGCAGAAGCTGAAGTTAGCCTGGCGGGAGTCTCTGGGGAACAACATCCAAGAAGGCAGCAGCAGTGGGTTCGAGCTCCGGGATTATCAACAGGAGGCTGTCCGAAAGTTCCAGGGGACTGGAGGACATGGCGGGAGCGGAGTGGTCGTGCTGCCCTGCGGGGCAGGCAAGACTGTTGTGGGCCTTGCGGTGCTGGAGCAGCTGCAGTGTGAGACGCTGATCCTTACTTCGAGCACGACTTCTGTAGAGCAGTGGCGCGGGGAGCTGCTGCTGCGGACCTCGCTGAGCGAAGATGAGGTCGGGGAATACACGGGAGAGCACCGGGAGGTGCGTCCTGTAACCGTTGCAACCTATCAGATGCTCACTCATAGGCGCTCTAAAGGAGGAGCGTTTGTCCACATGAATCTGTTCCATGAACGGAACTGGGGTCTGATTATCTATGACGAGGTCCATCTGCTTCCGGCACCTGTCTTCCGTGCGACCGCAGATATTCAGGCTACGCGGCGGCTGGGGCTGACAGCAACGCTGGTCCGGGAGGACGGTCGGGAGGGTGATGTGTTCTCCCTGATCGGCCCGAGATGCTATGACCTGCCCTGGAAGGTGCTGGAGCGGCAGGGATGGATTGCAGCTGTCGATTGCGTTGAGGTCATCGTCCCGATGAACCAGAAGCTGCGGCAGCAATATCTGTATGCCGGGGCGAAGGAGCAATTCCGGCTGGCGGCGGGCAATCAGGCCAAGGCGCAGGCGGCAGCACAGATTGTTGAAGCGCATCCCGCAGCGGCGATACTGGTGATCGGCCATTATCTGGACCAGTTAGAGCAGTTGGCGGCGCTGCTTGCGGCCCCGCTGATCACGGGCAAGACTCCACAGAAGGAGCGGAACGCGCTTTACGCTGCGTTCAATGAAGGCAAGCTTCCGGTACTGATCGTCTCCAAGGTGGCGAACTTTGCTGTGAATCTGCCGGATGCCTCAGTGGCAATTGAGGTATCCGGCGCCTTCGGCTCCCGCCAGGAGGAGGCTCAGCGTCTGGGCCGCATTCTTCGTCCGAAGCCGGGGGATAACCGGGCGTATTTCTATACGCTGGTCACGGGAAACAGCCGGGAGCAGGATTTCGCTCTGCGCCGCCGGATGTTTCTGACGGAGCAAGGCTACGAATACGGGGTCCGGATGCTGGACCCGGCGGAAGGAGCTGTTTTCTGA
- a CDS encoding Asp23/Gls24 family envelope stress response protein: MAEQLQLELGNIRISNDVVSKIAGLAALETPGIAAMSGGLSEGWAKRLSGKNVQKGVTVEVGQLEAAVDLRIIVLYETPIHEVCRMLQQNVREAVESMTGLHIVEVNVKVEGVAFKNDEIS, translated from the coding sequence ATGGCAGAACAGCTTCAACTGGAATTGGGTAATATACGGATATCGAATGACGTTGTCTCAAAAATTGCCGGCCTGGCCGCGCTTGAGACTCCCGGAATTGCAGCCATGTCTGGCGGTTTGTCAGAGGGCTGGGCAAAGCGCCTGAGCGGCAAGAACGTGCAGAAGGGTGTTACTGTCGAAGTTGGCCAATTGGAAGCTGCAGTAGACTTACGCATCATCGTACTGTACGAAACGCCGATTCATGAAGTGTGCCGCATGCTTCAGCAGAATGTCCGCGAGGCTGTGGAGAGTATGACCGGGCTTCACATCGTAGAGGTTAACGTGAAGGTCGAAGGCGTAGCCTTCAAGAACGACGAAATTTCTTAA
- a CDS encoding HPr family phosphocarrier protein: protein MSNNAAIVDIAQTASQFNSSIVLQADNKYIDVKSILGLFTTLVSSQSYELHVHGTDAEEAKKAMSEVFAKHNLNFTVVAE from the coding sequence ATGTCCAACAATGCGGCAATCGTGGATATTGCACAGACAGCAAGCCAATTTAATTCATCTATCGTTCTTCAAGCGGACAACAAGTACATTGATGTTAAGAGCATCCTTGGCTTGTTCACTACTCTGGTATCCAGCCAAAGCTACGAGCTGCATGTACATGGCACAGATGCCGAGGAAGCTAAGAAAGCCATGAGCGAAGTTTTTGCCAAACACAATCTGAATTTTACAGTAGTAGCAGAGTAA
- a CDS encoding helicase-associated domain-containing protein, which yields MELNPADHISRLSSDACEVLLRIAAEHAASPCTADSIERLRPEFLCRAEQMLALDELLHAGMLELRQKVWGERLYQVPQQQYPLILQSFWAGCPQVQAEGTVRIEHAACSELAGELFQSLLFIAREGLPLTSKGVIHKKQLSRLAGRLSIPEESLALLESSAGHQNYPLPVTLIIDLLSALGLITRDNSGYAIDRPMLQSWLTLTAQEMTDTLYTLIISRYGAPLPEEQHFRHLLSATEFCPDEWFSVEPVLSWMRQNGLAGEQPVPGKAGTDSGLKQAALAWIRLLAAFGWCELGSSAEGEECFRWKALKPQLTERSLGITQQNQGGTEEADSDAETSSSPRIFVSSSSTAESTPNTAASGTKPQDRVQTTVCRNLGPVDCDIEPAGNSSELADLDSASEAQDTVLSPQSPVAAETAQKPLPQAKASASPGFIVQPDFEVLVPPEVPYTVRWTLAGCAELLHHEDIWSFRLTRERLEAAADQGFAPGEVISWLNAHAAGELPEQIELALRQWASSIGRTELAEVLLLSCAGEQEGEDIAAHPRLQDIVTRIGPLHFIVRPEAAGQLRKELAAAGLAPSVRAGNLDGPAPHTQLFELSEPAQRYLLPAAAGERGLLGTGPPPKLLPLDSGGPPKLELPGEETVPQMWFNQWRQYHVTTAQKVMEQALSWGIKVRLSYGGKAADFIPERINGRPWQVRGILLLPGTETAEETELAAEDWQEIQLLHPLKGRNSSSAEAGGYVMIR from the coding sequence ATGGAACTGAATCCCGCAGATCATATTAGCAGACTATCTTCGGACGCCTGTGAAGTACTGCTGCGGATAGCGGCAGAGCATGCGGCTTCGCCGTGTACAGCAGATTCTATAGAGCGTCTGCGGCCTGAATTCCTGTGCCGGGCCGAGCAGATGCTGGCCCTGGACGAATTGCTTCATGCAGGGATGCTGGAGCTGCGGCAGAAGGTGTGGGGCGAGCGGCTGTATCAGGTTCCTCAGCAGCAGTATCCCTTAATCCTGCAGAGCTTCTGGGCGGGTTGCCCGCAGGTACAGGCAGAGGGGACGGTGCGGATTGAGCATGCGGCGTGTTCAGAACTGGCAGGGGAGTTATTTCAAAGCCTGCTGTTCATAGCCCGGGAAGGCCTGCCGCTGACTTCTAAGGGAGTGATACATAAGAAGCAGCTCAGCAGGTTAGCCGGAAGGTTGTCCATACCGGAGGAGTCTCTTGCCCTGCTTGAGTCCTCCGCCGGTCACCAGAACTATCCGCTGCCGGTTACATTAATCATTGATCTGCTGAGCGCACTGGGGCTGATTACCCGCGACAATAGCGGGTATGCAATAGACAGACCTATGCTGCAAAGCTGGCTGACCCTTACTGCACAAGAGATGACGGATACGCTCTATACCTTGATCATCAGCCGGTACGGTGCTCCGCTGCCTGAAGAGCAGCATTTCAGACACTTGCTCTCGGCAACGGAGTTTTGTCCGGACGAGTGGTTTTCGGTAGAGCCTGTTCTGAGCTGGATGAGACAGAATGGTCTTGCCGGGGAGCAACCTGTACCGGGGAAGGCAGGGACAGACTCAGGGCTTAAGCAGGCAGCACTCGCCTGGATTCGCCTTCTGGCAGCCTTCGGCTGGTGTGAGCTAGGGTCTTCAGCGGAAGGGGAGGAATGCTTCCGCTGGAAGGCACTGAAGCCGCAGCTAACGGAGCGTAGCCTAGGAATAACCCAGCAGAATCAAGGGGGGACAGAGGAAGCAGATAGTGACGCAGAAACAAGCAGCAGCCCTAGAATATTTGTAAGCAGCTCAAGCACAGCGGAAAGCACCCCAAATACCGCTGCCAGCGGCACCAAACCACAAGATAGAGTCCAAACAACAGTATGCAGAAACCTAGGGCCAGTAGACTGTGACATAGAACCAGCAGGCAACAGCTCAGAACTTGCAGACCTAGACAGCGCCTCCGAAGCTCAAGACACCGTCCTTAGCCCGCAGAGTCCTGTAGCAGCTGAAACTGCGCAGAAGCCGCTGCCGCAAGCAAAGGCTTCTGCATCTCCCGGCTTCATTGTCCAGCCGGATTTCGAGGTGCTGGTTCCGCCCGAGGTCCCTTATACGGTGCGCTGGACGTTGGCCGGATGCGCAGAGCTGCTGCACCACGAGGATATCTGGAGCTTCCGGCTGACCCGGGAGCGGCTGGAAGCGGCAGCGGACCAGGGCTTCGCTCCGGGTGAGGTGATCTCCTGGCTGAACGCCCATGCCGCCGGAGAATTACCGGAGCAGATCGAACTGGCGCTCCGGCAGTGGGCCAGTTCGATCGGACGGACGGAGCTGGCGGAGGTTCTTCTGCTGTCCTGCGCCGGAGAGCAGGAGGGCGAGGATATCGCTGCCCATCCCCGGCTGCAGGATATCGTTACCCGGATCGGCCCGCTCCACTTCATCGTCCGGCCGGAGGCTGCCGGGCAGCTGCGTAAGGAGCTTGCCGCCGCCGGTCTCGCGCCGTCCGTGAGGGCAGGGAACCTGGACGGGCCTGCTCCCCATACCCAGCTGTTTGAACTGTCCGAGCCAGCGCAGCGTTACCTGCTTCCTGCCGCAGCCGGAGAACGGGGCTTGCTGGGAACAGGCCCGCCCCCGAAGCTCCTGCCGCTTGACAGCGGCGGCCCCCCGAAGCTGGAGCTGCCGGGTGAAGAGACCGTGCCGCAGATGTGGTTCAATCAGTGGAGGCAGTATCATGTCACCACAGCGCAAAAGGTAATGGAGCAGGCTCTAAGCTGGGGAATCAAGGTCCGGCTCTCCTATGGCGGCAAGGCGGCGGATTTCATTCCAGAGCGGATCAACGGACGTCCATGGCAGGTGCGGGGCATTCTGCTGCTTCCGGGGACGGAGACGGCAGAGGAGACAGAGCTTGCAGCGGAAGACTGGCAGGAAATTCAGCTGCTGCATCCGCTAAAGGGCAGAAATTCTTCTTCTGCTGAGGCGGGCGGATATGTTATGATAAGGTAG
- a CDS encoding amidohydrolase → MERLETRELFPEMVKWRRHLHRHPELSYQEKETSAYVGARLTELGIEVRRSAAGYGLTGILKGRESGKTVVLRADMDALNITEESGREYASQHSGVMHACGHDGHTAMLLAAAAYYSSRREELKGEIRFLFQPAEEVCPGGAVGMIAEGVLAGADAVYGLHLWTPFPLGTVGSAPGPLMASADEFFIDLTGQGGHGGMPHRTADSIVAGAALVTGLQTIVSRNVDPLRPAVVSVGTIQGGSAQNIIAERCRITGTVRAFDEETRHLIRRRIEELAASIAAAYGTEAKVDYLMGYPPLVNDEAEYERFARVAPKALGTDADVMLMEKIMPAEDFSYYVQEIPGCFIFVGAGNAAKDAVYPHHHSKFDFDEDAMLYGLKLLVGMADSCLNESISV, encoded by the coding sequence ATGGAGAGGTTAGAGACCAGGGAGCTGTTCCCGGAAATGGTCAAATGGCGCCGCCATCTGCACCGTCATCCGGAGCTGTCCTATCAGGAGAAGGAGACCTCCGCTTATGTCGGGGCAAGGCTCACGGAGCTGGGGATTGAGGTCCGGCGGAGTGCAGCAGGCTACGGATTGACAGGCATACTTAAGGGCCGGGAGTCCGGCAAAACGGTAGTCCTGCGTGCCGATATGGACGCGCTGAATATTACGGAGGAGAGCGGCCGGGAATATGCTTCACAGCATTCCGGTGTCATGCACGCCTGCGGGCATGACGGGCATACCGCCATGCTGCTGGCTGCGGCGGCGTATTACAGCTCCCGCCGGGAGGAGCTGAAGGGGGAGATCCGCTTTCTGTTCCAGCCGGCGGAAGAGGTCTGTCCCGGCGGCGCAGTGGGCATGATTGCGGAAGGTGTGCTTGCGGGTGCGGATGCCGTCTACGGGCTGCATCTGTGGACGCCGTTCCCGCTCGGGACGGTAGGCAGTGCTCCGGGGCCGCTGATGGCTTCGGCCGATGAGTTCTTCATTGATCTGACCGGCCAGGGAGGACACGGCGGCATGCCGCACCGCACAGCAGACAGCATTGTGGCCGGTGCGGCACTGGTCACCGGGCTGCAGACGATTGTCAGCCGCAACGTTGATCCGCTGCGTCCGGCCGTAGTCAGCGTGGGGACGATTCAAGGCGGTTCGGCCCAGAATATCATTGCCGAGCGCTGCCGGATTACCGGGACGGTGCGGGCATTTGATGAAGAGACACGTCATCTGATCCGCCGCCGCATTGAAGAGTTGGCGGCGTCTATAGCCGCAGCCTATGGTACGGAGGCGAAGGTGGACTATCTGATGGGGTACCCGCCGCTGGTGAATGACGAGGCGGAATATGAACGTTTTGCCCGTGTTGCCCCTAAGGCGCTTGGGACAGATGCCGATGTGATGCTGATGGAGAAGATTATGCCGGCGGAGGACTTTTCCTATTATGTTCAGGAGATTCCCGGCTGCTTCATCTTCGTCGGTGCGGGCAATGCGGCCAAGGATGCTGTATATCCGCATCATCACAGCAAATTTGATTTCGATGAGGATGCCATGCTCTATGGCTTGAAGCTGCTGGTAGGTATGGCCGACTCCTGTCTGAATGAGTCAATTTCCGTATAA
- a CDS encoding CBS domain-containing protein gives MKTVKEVMTAQPVSVTLLDNIYEVAVAMRDSGTGFIPVVDSADGATLIGVITDRDLVIRGYAAKHPGSTAVETVMSREVLSIEESASVEEAAELMASAQIRRIPVTQGKKLTGVVSLGDLADKRMFADEAAEALHEISQRQQLH, from the coding sequence TTGAAGACTGTCAAAGAAGTGATGACCGCGCAGCCGGTGTCGGTTACTCTGCTGGACAATATCTATGAGGTTGCCGTCGCTATGAGAGATAGCGGGACGGGCTTCATTCCGGTGGTAGATTCGGCTGACGGGGCAACGCTGATTGGTGTGATTACAGACCGCGATCTGGTCATCCGCGGGTACGCAGCCAAGCACCCCGGCTCAACAGCCGTGGAGACTGTCATGAGCCGGGAGGTCCTATCCATTGAGGAGTCCGCCTCTGTGGAGGAAGCGGCAGAGCTGATGGCCTCCGCGCAGATCCGTCGCATTCCGGTAACGCAGGGCAAGAAGCTGACCGGAGTAGTCTCTTTAGGTGATTTGGCAGACAAGAGAATGTTCGCAGATGAGGCTGCTGAGGCGCTTCATGAAATCTCGCAGCGCCAGCAGCTGCATTAA
- a CDS encoding YugN family protein: MIFENTGLEGLKSDLLYLDESAAKAGFIRWQWEYYRATYDCKIEDRKDGGEYFLRINTRAVEGKLEKSDAVLAIEAVYLGKATFPHGLEYESPVPQPVLEAARKHIGDLKALLEA; the protein is encoded by the coding sequence ATGATATTTGAGAACACGGGTCTCGAAGGATTAAAGAGCGACCTTCTTTATCTCGACGAAAGTGCAGCAAAGGCAGGATTCATCAGATGGCAATGGGAATACTACCGCGCGACCTATGACTGCAAGATAGAAGACCGCAAGGATGGCGGAGAATACTTCCTGCGCATCAATACCCGTGCTGTGGAGGGGAAGCTGGAGAAGTCAGACGCGGTGCTGGCGATTGAAGCCGTCTATCTCGGCAAGGCCACATTCCCCCACGGACTGGAATATGAATCTCCGGTGCCTCAGCCTGTGCTTGAGGCAGCCCGGAAGCATATCGGTGATTTGAAAGCGCTGCTGGAAGCTTGA
- the cax gene encoding calcium/proton exchanger → MKKWISPALLVISFILSAIGHYANWDHTLQFILSAISVIFVAGFLGRATESVAHYAGQRLGGFLNATFGNAAELIIAFFLVKEGLFDMVKASLTGSIIGNLLLVLGLSIFAGGMKFKVQNFNVTLAGLNGSLMIVAVIALFVPAMFFNTHSITEKDTNVLSLVVAGLLIAAYLAWLVFSMITHKKYLADVTDDTAEELPNEHAPVWSRNRSILYLVLATVMVAFVSEWLVGTLETLTERFGFSELFVGAFLVAIIGNAAEHSAAIMLAMKNKIGAAVEIAVGSSLQIALFVAPVLIFASYFMGNTMSIVFTTIEIVAIAVSVFIAKSIIQDGATNWYEGLLLLAVYMILGVSFYLV, encoded by the coding sequence TTGAAAAAATGGATCTCACCGGCGCTGCTGGTCATCAGCTTCATCCTCAGCGCCATCGGGCATTACGCGAACTGGGATCATACGCTTCAGTTCATATTGTCTGCGATTTCGGTCATCTTCGTGGCCGGCTTCCTCGGCCGGGCCACCGAGAGTGTAGCCCACTACGCCGGGCAGCGGCTTGGAGGGTTCCTGAACGCAACCTTCGGCAATGCAGCCGAACTGATCATCGCCTTCTTCCTGGTCAAGGAAGGACTGTTTGACATGGTCAAAGCGAGTCTGACCGGCTCCATCATCGGTAACCTGCTACTCGTCCTCGGATTAAGTATATTTGCCGGGGGCATGAAGTTCAAGGTTCAGAACTTCAATGTCACGCTCGCCGGTCTGAACGGCTCGCTGATGATCGTTGCGGTCATCGCCTTGTTCGTCCCGGCCATGTTCTTCAACACGCATTCCATCACCGAGAAAGACACCAATGTGCTTAGTCTTGTCGTCGCCGGCCTGCTGATTGCCGCCTACCTCGCCTGGCTGGTCTTCTCCATGATCACACACAAGAAGTATCTGGCAGATGTTACGGACGATACGGCGGAAGAGCTGCCGAATGAGCATGCTCCAGTCTGGTCCCGGAACCGTTCAATCCTCTATCTCGTCCTTGCCACCGTGATGGTCGCCTTCGTCAGTGAATGGCTGGTCGGAACGCTGGAGACGCTCACCGAACGCTTCGGCTTCAGCGAGCTGTTCGTCGGGGCATTCCTTGTAGCGATTATCGGTAACGCCGCAGAACACAGCGCTGCCATTATGCTCGCCATGAAGAACAAGATCGGAGCCGCAGTCGAGATTGCCGTAGGCAGCAGTCTGCAGATTGCCCTGTTCGTCGCCCCTGTGCTGATCTTCGCCAGTTACTTCATGGGCAACACCATGTCGATTGTCTTCACCACGATTGAGATTGTAGCGATTGCCGTATCTGTGTTCATCGCCAAATCGATTATTCAGGACGGCGCAACCAACTGGTACGAAGGTCTCCTGCTGCTGGCGGTTTACATGATTCTCGGCGTATCGTTCTATCTGGTGTGA
- a CDS encoding YlaN family protein, translated as MTSSDLQEQLNIKAINLLQEDADKIQKLIEVQMENLATRYCPLYEEVLDTQMYGFSREVDFAVRAGLVPELTGKQVLSKLERNLAVLYEALNKKAEEREM; from the coding sequence ATGACTTCATCGGATTTGCAGGAACAGCTCAATATCAAAGCAATCAATCTTCTTCAAGAAGATGCCGATAAAATTCAGAAGCTCATTGAAGTACAGATGGAGAATTTGGCAACCCGTTACTGCCCTCTCTATGAGGAAGTGCTGGATACCCAGATGTACGGCTTCTCCAGAGAGGTCGATTTTGCGGTCAGAGCGGGGCTCGTGCCGGAGCTTACCGGTAAGCAGGTGCTGAGCAAGCTGGAACGTAATTTGGCCGTACTATACGAGGCACTGAACAAGAAGGCTGAGGAACGGGAGATGTAA
- a CDS encoding aminopeptidase, producing MNDPRIQKLAANLVGYSVNVRPGENVLVEMIGSERDLIKAVVEEVGKAGGRAFVQLTDRTVLRSMLKYATPEGIKTWAEIDLNRMKQMDCYIGIRAGENVNDLSDVPEENMKLYNSLYSHPVHSEQRVKHTKWVVLRYPNASMAQLANTSTEAFEDFYFEVCNLDYAKMDKAQDSLAELMRRTDKVRILGPGTDLTFSIKGIGAEKCSGQKNIPDGEVYSAPVRDSVNGTISYNAASIYNGVTFENVKFTFENGRIVEATSNDTARLNEILDSDDGARHIGEFAIGFNPYILHPMKDILFDEKIAGSLHFTPGQAYDVTDNGNRSSIHWDLVLIQRPDYGGGEIYFDDVLIRKDGIFVVPELEGLNPENLK from the coding sequence ATGAATGATCCCCGGATTCAAAAGCTTGCGGCGAACCTTGTTGGTTACTCCGTAAACGTACGGCCTGGCGAGAACGTGCTCGTCGAAATGATCGGCAGTGAACGAGATTTGATCAAAGCCGTTGTGGAGGAAGTGGGGAAGGCCGGAGGCCGTGCATTTGTGCAGCTGACTGACCGCACTGTTCTGCGCAGTATGCTCAAATATGCAACACCTGAAGGAATCAAGACCTGGGCGGAGATCGACCTGAACCGTATGAAACAGATGGACTGCTATATCGGCATCCGTGCCGGTGAGAATGTCAATGATCTGTCCGATGTGCCGGAAGAGAACATGAAGCTCTACAACTCCCTGTATTCCCACCCTGTACATAGCGAGCAGCGCGTCAAGCACACCAAATGGGTGGTGCTGCGTTATCCTAACGCCAGTATGGCCCAGCTCGCCAACACGAGCACAGAGGCCTTTGAGGACTTTTACTTCGAAGTCTGCAACCTGGATTATGCCAAAATGGACAAAGCCCAGGATTCGCTGGCTGAGCTTATGCGCAGAACCGACAAGGTGCGTATATTAGGTCCCGGAACAGACCTTACATTCTCCATCAAGGGAATCGGGGCGGAGAAATGCTCCGGCCAGAAAAATATTCCGGACGGAGAAGTGTACAGCGCGCCTGTCCGCGATTCCGTGAATGGAACGATCAGCTATAATGCCGCATCAATCTATAACGGGGTTACCTTCGAGAATGTGAAGTTCACATTCGAGAACGGCCGGATCGTAGAGGCTACCAGCAATGATACCGCACGCCTGAATGAAATTCTGGATTCCGACGACGGCGCGCGCCATATCGGTGAGTTCGCCATCGGCTTCAACCCTTATATTCTGCATCCGATGAAGGATATTCTGTTTGATGAGAAAATTGCCGGCAGTCTGCACTTCACACCGGGCCAGGCGTATGATGTGACGGACAACGGCAACCGTTCGTCCATTCACTGGGACCTCGTGCTGATTCAGCGTCCTGATTACGGCGGCGGCGAAATTTACTTCGACGATGTGCTGATCCGTAAGGATGGAATTTTTGTGGTGCCGGAGCTGGAAGGTCTGAATCCGGAGAACCTGAAATAA